A stretch of the Vitis riparia cultivar Riparia Gloire de Montpellier isolate 1030 chromosome 13, EGFV_Vit.rip_1.0, whole genome shotgun sequence genome encodes the following:
- the LOC117929134 gene encoding uncharacterized protein LOC117929134 isoform X2, which yields MAVSAFKSTSRRGNLASSTTNTSSSSSSSTTIHPPRRSRSVSAVSRDQLDTADFLNKRDNPLFWTTTNTLPPENPVQSQNATDSESKFERKASKFSAPNSEVVDATRGRSVSRTSSAGNQIAGGGKGIGRSRSVSRRPVPRGNHWSSESEVEQECSLSVNSRNRRNLNLAPNNGKRADLIRPSSEFSDQINNTQTRSSQHRPSELSDRSASGLQIPNSEDEFSVGSFSEAEEKTIKAVCEQIKSFQRNDLEGDNTASGIYETVRSEVRRAISDIQNDLESAIRRNNAAGIATTNVTDIPPDLVNPGAVELVLDIREEYAKKLEQTSIERRKMSKRLTEEAMAYFDECVSISTFDSSDFSSPEDPPLNLVGGTTSVGDSGSLPQGSPDVSTSYCHSSCLNPKQESSTRGQSSITHEDSCLTMNSSSNEAAINEDGLNGAIGKHGQKFQFSISRKPSGISGFQQDIRNYVKKFEKDGGNQLRMRSNYYDIDDYNLKNPAQNLLFDRVFYKNRIESGSLLLCGGGTAVSASPFASVI from the exons ATGGCGGTCTCAGCCTTCAAATCCACTTCCAGAAGAGGAAATCTCGCTTCTTCCACTACAAAcacttcctcttcttcttcttcttctactacTATTCATCCTCCCAGAAGGTCCAGAAGTGTCAGCGCTGTATCCAGAGACCAGTTGGATACTGCTGACTTTCTCAACAAGAGGGACAATCCCCTTTTCTGGACTACCACCAACACATTGCCACCAGAGAATCCGGTTCAATCCCAAAATGCAACCGATTCCGAGTCCAAATTTGAGCGGAAGGCATCCAAATTTAGTGCCCCAAATTCGGAAGTTGTGGACGCCACGAGGGGGCGGTCGGTTTCCAGGACTTCCAGTGCCGGGAATCAGATTGCGGGCGGTGGAAAGGGGATTGGGCGGAGCCGGTCCGTTTCGCGGAGGCCGGTGCCGAGGGGGAATCACTGGAGCTCCGAG AGTGAAGTTGAACAAGAATGTAGTTTATCAGTGAATAGTCGAAACagaagaaatttgaatttagcTCCTAATAATGGGAAAAGGGCTGATTTGATTCGACCTTCTTCTGAATTTTCGGATCAAATAAACAACACACAGACACGGTCCAGTCAGCATCGGCCTTCTGAGCTTTCTGATCGTTCTGCT TCTGGTTTGCAAATTCCTAATTCGGAAGATGAATTTTCAGTGGGGTCTTTTTCTGAGGCTGAAGAGAAAACTATAAAAGCAGTTTGTGAACAGATTAAG TCATTTCAGAGGAATGACTTGGAAGGTGATAACACTGCCAGTGGAATATATGAAACTGTCCGATCAGAAGTGAGGCGAGCTATATCTGACATCCAAAATGACCTTGAAAGT GCTATCCGAAGAAATAATGCTGCTGGTATTGCAACTACCAATGTCACTGATATCCCTCCTGACTTGGTTAACCCTGGGGCAGTTGAATTGGTTCTGGACATTAGAGAAGAATATGCTAAAAAGCTTGAGCAG aCTAGTATTGAGAGAAGAAAGATGTCAAAACGTCTGACAGAAGAGGCCATGGCTTATTTTGACGAATGTGTGTCAATATCAACATTTGATAGTTCTGATTTCTCATCCCCAGAGGATCCACCACTCAACTTAGTTGGAGGTACTACCTCGGTTGGTGACTCTGGATCTTTACCCCAAGGAAGTCCAGATGTTTCAACCTCCTATTGCCACAGCAGTTGCTTGAATCCTAAACAG GAATCCAGCACCCGAGGTCAATCCTCAATTACCCACGAGGATTCTTGTTTAACAATGAACAGCAGCAGTAATGAGGCTGCCATAAATGAAGATGGTCTAAATGGTGCCATTGGCAAACATGGTCAGAAATTTCAGTTCTCCATCAGTCGCAAACCAAGTGGAATCTCTGGGTTTCAGCAGGACATAAGGAATTATGTAAAAAAGTTTGAGAAAGATGGTGGCAACCAACTGCGGATGAGATCAAACTATTATGATATCGATGACTACAATTTGAAGAACCCAGCACAAAACTTGTTGTTTGATCGGGTCTTCTACAAGAACAGAATCGAATCTGGGAGTCTGCTTCTCTGCGGTGGAGGTACTGCAGTTTCAGCTTCTCCTTTTGCTTCAGTTATCTAA
- the LOC117929134 gene encoding uncharacterized protein LOC117929134 isoform X1: MAVSAFKSTSRRGNLASSTTNTSSSSSSSTTIHPPRRSRSVSAVSRDQLDTADFLNKRDNPLFWTTTNTLPPENPVQSQNATDSESKFERKASKFSAPNSEVVDATRGRSVSRTSSAGNQIAGGGKGIGRSRSVSRRPVPRGNHWSSESEVEQECSLSVNSRNRRNLNLAPNNGKRADLIRPSSEFSDQINNTQTRSSQHRPSELSDRSASGLQIPNSEDEFSVGSFSEAEEKTIKAVCEQIKSFQRNDLEGDNTASGIYETVRSEVRRAISDIQNDLESAIRRNNAAGIATTNVTDIPPDLVNPGAVELVLDIREEYAKKLEQSQERARKLRADLAVEEHRGQELSRILKEILPEPKITTAPKSRMGRKTSIERRKMSKRLTEEAMAYFDECVSISTFDSSDFSSPEDPPLNLVGGTTSVGDSGSLPQGSPDVSTSYCHSSCLNPKQESSTRGQSSITHEDSCLTMNSSSNEAAINEDGLNGAIGKHGQKFQFSISRKPSGISGFQQDIRNYVKKFEKDGGNQLRMRSNYYDIDDYNLKNPAQNLLFDRVFYKNRIESGSLLLCGGGTAVSASPFASVI, translated from the exons ATGGCGGTCTCAGCCTTCAAATCCACTTCCAGAAGAGGAAATCTCGCTTCTTCCACTACAAAcacttcctcttcttcttcttcttctactacTATTCATCCTCCCAGAAGGTCCAGAAGTGTCAGCGCTGTATCCAGAGACCAGTTGGATACTGCTGACTTTCTCAACAAGAGGGACAATCCCCTTTTCTGGACTACCACCAACACATTGCCACCAGAGAATCCGGTTCAATCCCAAAATGCAACCGATTCCGAGTCCAAATTTGAGCGGAAGGCATCCAAATTTAGTGCCCCAAATTCGGAAGTTGTGGACGCCACGAGGGGGCGGTCGGTTTCCAGGACTTCCAGTGCCGGGAATCAGATTGCGGGCGGTGGAAAGGGGATTGGGCGGAGCCGGTCCGTTTCGCGGAGGCCGGTGCCGAGGGGGAATCACTGGAGCTCCGAG AGTGAAGTTGAACAAGAATGTAGTTTATCAGTGAATAGTCGAAACagaagaaatttgaatttagcTCCTAATAATGGGAAAAGGGCTGATTTGATTCGACCTTCTTCTGAATTTTCGGATCAAATAAACAACACACAGACACGGTCCAGTCAGCATCGGCCTTCTGAGCTTTCTGATCGTTCTGCT TCTGGTTTGCAAATTCCTAATTCGGAAGATGAATTTTCAGTGGGGTCTTTTTCTGAGGCTGAAGAGAAAACTATAAAAGCAGTTTGTGAACAGATTAAG TCATTTCAGAGGAATGACTTGGAAGGTGATAACACTGCCAGTGGAATATATGAAACTGTCCGATCAGAAGTGAGGCGAGCTATATCTGACATCCAAAATGACCTTGAAAGT GCTATCCGAAGAAATAATGCTGCTGGTATTGCAACTACCAATGTCACTGATATCCCTCCTGACTTGGTTAACCCTGGGGCAGTTGAATTGGTTCTGGACATTAGAGAAGAATATGCTAAAAAGCTTGAGCAG TCCCAAGAACGGGCTAGAAAACTTCGAGCAGACCTGGCTGTTGAGGAGCATCGAGGGCAAGAGCTGAGTAGAATCCTGAAGGAGATACTTCCAGAGCCAAAGATTACCACTGCACCAAAGTCCCGTATGGGGAGAAAA aCTAGTATTGAGAGAAGAAAGATGTCAAAACGTCTGACAGAAGAGGCCATGGCTTATTTTGACGAATGTGTGTCAATATCAACATTTGATAGTTCTGATTTCTCATCCCCAGAGGATCCACCACTCAACTTAGTTGGAGGTACTACCTCGGTTGGTGACTCTGGATCTTTACCCCAAGGAAGTCCAGATGTTTCAACCTCCTATTGCCACAGCAGTTGCTTGAATCCTAAACAG GAATCCAGCACCCGAGGTCAATCCTCAATTACCCACGAGGATTCTTGTTTAACAATGAACAGCAGCAGTAATGAGGCTGCCATAAATGAAGATGGTCTAAATGGTGCCATTGGCAAACATGGTCAGAAATTTCAGTTCTCCATCAGTCGCAAACCAAGTGGAATCTCTGGGTTTCAGCAGGACATAAGGAATTATGTAAAAAAGTTTGAGAAAGATGGTGGCAACCAACTGCGGATGAGATCAAACTATTATGATATCGATGACTACAATTTGAAGAACCCAGCACAAAACTTGTTGTTTGATCGGGTCTTCTACAAGAACAGAATCGAATCTGGGAGTCTGCTTCTCTGCGGTGGAGGTACTGCAGTTTCAGCTTCTCCTTTTGCTTCAGTTATCTAA